A window from Littorina saxatilis isolate snail1 linkage group LG9, US_GU_Lsax_2.0, whole genome shotgun sequence encodes these proteins:
- the LOC138976567 gene encoding E3 ubiquitin/ISG15 ligase TRIM25-like: MATAAPPVPEPDDMDCSVCHEQYVQPKLLPCGHLLCHHCLLSWLKSQDQALCPLCRCAIVDPEKRGQKSWQDVADGFPTDLAMADLVGAHRLLKQSHSCICEEAAATCLCLTCGDLFCESCRKIHLKQKMARNHTVEDLTSLTADKVAGSQHAACAVHADKTTELFCPTHGESICHLCATSRHRSCPEVKDIEEKVKDARAVLAELAVTLTEGEARLDKAIQQLDARLAETEKQTKKAVAEIEAVCARLEKSVQDCRHRLNELAHSACSDVKEAVTETKTCLLQRRGKLTSHKHVVQRVQEAKNRDTVSTMTPVMQTRVGSLDCSVILPPGAKVVSKVTVVIDAEAVTRIEKELSGD, from the coding sequence ATGGCGACAGCTGCCCCGCCGGTGCCAGAACCCGATGACATGGACTGCAGCGTGTGTCACGAGCAGTACGTGCAGCCCAAGCTGCTGCCCTGCGGACACCTGCTGTGTCACCACTGTCTGCTGTCCTGGCTAAAGTCTCAAGACCAGGCGCTGTGTCCGCTGTGCCGCTGTGCCATCGTGGACCCCGAGAAGCGAGGCCAGAAGAGCTGGCAGGACGTCGCGGACGGTTTCCCCACAGACCTGGCCATGGCGGACCTGGTGGGGGCTCACCGTCTGCTCAAACAGTCGCACAGCTGTATTTGCGAGGAGGCCGCGGCcacgtgtctgtgtctgacgtGCGGGGACCTGTTCTGCGAGTCGTGCCGTAAGATACACCTGAAGCAGAAAATGGCCAGGAACCACACGGTGGAGGACCTGACCTCCCTGACGGCAGACAAAGTGGCGGGAAGCCAGCACGCCGCCTGCGCCGTCCACGCGGACAAGACCACGGAGCTGTTCTGCCCGACACACGGCGAGAGCATTTGCCACCTGTGCGCCACGTCCCGCCACCGCAGCTGCCCGGAGGTCAAGGATATAGAGGAGAAGGTCAAGGACGCGCGTGCCGTGCTAGCGGAGCTGGCGGTCACGCTGACCGAAGGGGAGGCCAGGCTGGACAAAGCCATTCAACAGCTGGACGCTCGCCTGGCGGAGACGGAGAAGCAGACCAAGAAGGCCGTTGCCGAGATCGAAGCCGTGTGTGCGCGCCTGGAGAAGTCGGTCCAGGACTGTCGTCATCGCCTGAACGAGCTGGCCCACAGCGCGTGCTCTGACGTCAAGGAGGCGGTGACGGAGACCAAGACGTGTCTGCTACAGCGACGCGGGAAGCTGACGTCACACAAACACGTGGTACAGCGCGTGCAGGAGGCCAAGAATCGCGACACTGTCAGCACCATGACGCCCGTGATGCAGACACGTGTTGGAAGCCTCGACTGCAGCGTCATATTGCCCCCGGGCGCCAAGGTCGTATCCAAGGTGACCGTCGTGATTGACGCAGAGGCCGTGACCCGTATTGAGAAA